DNA sequence from the Salmo trutta chromosome 28, fSalTru1.1, whole genome shotgun sequence genome:
GTGATATACCTATCCATATCTAATAGCACTATGAAGTAAATGATGTGTGGCTGAAACTGATATACTGTATCTGGTAGCCTATATCTGACCGGTCCTAATTTCCTTTGTGTGAAAAGATTTCAAACCATGGCACAATGTGTTGCAACGGAAATAGtatataatacaaatatttatTCAATTAAGTGCGAAACagcaaaatatttacaaaaatagtATGACAAAGTAGTGATCGACACCAAAACTGAGAAATACCTGAAAGATACTTCAAATAAATAATTGTAATACTTCATCAGTAAAGCTGCCAGTGACTGACAATGCACTGCACGAAGAAGACAGTAAAACAAAAAACAGTGCTGAGAAAATGCAAAAAGGAACAGACAAtagttataaaaaataaatattaaatacAGATATAAATTAAATTCATTTCTGTTCATACGGCTAATAGGATACTGGCTACAGTATTGGCCTAAGTGCAGAAGTTATAGTAAATGAGGGTAGAACAACATTGTGTCACTTCCTCCCCATCTTCAGGCACACTGAGGACTTCCTACCCAAGTACTCTTAGGTTTTCAGGGATCTACACAGTCTTCTCTCTACCTAGTTCTACGTATATTTATTTGGCAGAATTTTTGGAATGCGATGCAAACGGACCTCAGTAGGCTCTGTTTGCGTAGACTGTGTAGAGCCATTTAGTGGAGATCCCTGGTCATGGATATCTGAGACAGTGTGCAGTCAGTGCGTATACCTGGATATCTGATTTGGTAAACAATAACAAGTAATATAGCTACATAGCCTATAATAGGAACTGGGGGAGGACTTATCCAGACAGAAAGAAATTACAATACAAACAATAAACAATGAGAATAAATTAATAATACTATTAAGGGTGTATCTTTTTCTTTTCAGTAGTTCTTTATGATCAGGTAGGTTGAGTCGAGTCTCTCTCTGAGCATTCTACAGTCTCCCAGCGTAAGATAGCAACAGTGTAAATGTCATATCATTGTCTCTCTACACAGTAATTCATAGAGTCACGGGCCTATACGTATGGGCAGCAGGATTGCAGGACCAGAGGCAGGGCTCTGTATGGATCTCTCCCCTGGCCACGCAGCTTCACTTTCCCCTTCACTCACTGTAGATGGTGCCCATCTGTGAGGCGATCATGTGTGGTGGAGGGAAGGAGTCGAAGGCCTGGATGTCTAGGGGCAGTTCGTAGCGTGAGGCCTGGAAGAGGTAGCCTTGAGGCCCTGGCAGCCCGCCCAGGGAGGACGGGGGGTAATGGGGAAGGGACGAGAGGTAGTGGGAGGGGTAGTTCCTCTCAGCCTCGTGGGGGGAGGGCTCTTGCTTCAGGGTGAAGTTGCTGCTGATGCTGAGGGGAGGAGTGAGGGGCCCGTCGTAAGGGGGGGTGCCGTTGCTACTACAATCTTTAGGGGAGGGGTGCTGCTCGTAGGGCACTCCCTTGAAGCTTTTCATGTGGAGTAGGTGAGAGGCCTCCAGTGAACCGTAGGGAGGGCTAGGCAGGCCCGTAGAGGGGTAGTGACCACTCAGTGGTTGATGACCACAAAGCTGGCCCCCTACACCACCCCCAACTCCCAGAGCGCCACAGGGCTTCTCATCCAGCTTGTTGAGCATCAAGGGGGCTGAAGGCCCCAGCTGGAGACACCCAGCCACC
Encoded proteins:
- the LOC115165487 gene encoding neurogenic differentiation factor 4, giving the protein MSKRGEVSDLVSSLGWLEEDMSSQDEEGGLEMGGRYSLGPEGLGSIGQGSEGIEDQEEEDNYNDGDEEAGMDGENEAPKRRGPKKKKMTRARQERFKARRSKANARERSRMHGLNDALEVLRKVMPCYSKTQKLSKIETLRLAHNYIWALSEVLESGQSPESHGFIEMLCKGLSQPTSNLVAGCLQLGPSAPLMLNKLDEKPCGALGVGGGVGGQLCGHQPLSGHYPSTGLPSPPYGSLEASHLLHMKSFKGVPYEQHPSPKDCSSNGTPPYDGPLTPPLSISSNFTLKQEPSPHEAERNYPSHYLSSLPHYPPSSLGGLPGPQGYLFQASRYELPLDIQAFDSFPPPHMIASQMGTIYSE